The window cttaaatatgCTAACTGCAACAAATAGCAAGAAATTAActgaaaagaaaacaaaaaaggagaaaaaacatGAATTTTTTGCAACAGCTCAAATCTTTGAGTTTTAACTAATACACCACAATatgatttcaattttcaaatgtAATTAATtcttatctatttaaatatcaCATTCAAGCTTGATTGACTTGGAGTCCTTATACCAATAGGAATCTTGTTCTTCTCCACTTGTCATACTTTCAGAACCAGTAGTGATGAATTTGTGACATTTTCCATCAcagaaaacataaaattaaaggGCTTTGGAGAAACTTCCCACACACAAATAGGGAACCAATCCAAGCTACTAGTGTCACCCATCTTCAAGTTCTTCCTCCGCCCCATTTTCTCGAATAACAACATTCCAAAACTATAAACATCGCACTTGCAAGAGATGGGAAGGAAAGTTGTGGAGGAGAAACTCGGGTGCAGAGTAGTCCAGGACTCCCCTGTATCCTGTCATAGACTCATAGTCACATGAGTTTGATCTCTGTTGCATAACTTTGCCAGACCAAAATCTGCAAACTTGGGGGAGAAGTTGTGATTGAGAAGGGTGTTTGCAGGCTTTATATCATAGTGGATGATCATTTGATAGCATTCCTCGTGCAAGTAGGCCATCCCCTTTTCAGTAACAAGAGCTACTTCATACAATCTTTTCTAAGTTATCATCAAAGAAACCGTCGTGGCTGAGTTTGGTCCCATTCTTAACTGTATATTATAAACATGAATGCATTTATATGAAGTTGTGTAAAACACCAAGTCAACTTAATCATTTTCTATGGAAATTAAGTGCAGTTTCTCCAGTATTATGTGTAAacacataatccaaaataagTCAAGtcaagtatttaattaaatgtacCCCACAATAACAATTACTTGTTTTCTATTGAAATTGATTAATTGTATTCATGACCTCCATGACCTAATAGGAATAGCCGTGTTCTACGGGTTGGATGTAGAAATTGTGTGCAAAGTAATTTCTTTTCATGTCATTTGTTTTACTATATGttgtttgtttttctatttGAACTATACTTGATTTTTTATTCTTTGCTCAAAGCCTGAAAAGACATTTTATGGTAGTcccatataaattataatgctTGGCCATTAACCCTTTGTATGCATACAACCATACTACAAGCACGTTCAAATAAACTATTACATGACAACATGCATGATTTTGATTTGTATTTCACACTCAAACTTGATTGGCTCCGTTATCTATTTGTATCTCGGATTCAAACTCGATTGGTGCCTCTCTTGTGTTCTTATAATACCAATTTGAATCTTCTTCTCCGCTGCTTGTCATACTTTTGGAATCATTATTCATCGAAGAATTGATCGCATTTGCCCTCACAGAGAACATAAAACCAAAGGGCTTTGGAGGGGGCAAGATTTCGACTCCTCCCTCCAACATTTTCACCACGACGCTCATCCTAGGCCTTACTTGGGGGGAGTCCTGGACGCACCACAAAGCCACATTGGCCAACCTCTGAGCACGTTCTCTCTGGGCCTCTTCAATCCCACATGAAATTATAAGCTCTTCCAATTCTCCTTTCTCATACTTCTCCCACACACAACTCGGGAACCAATCCAAGCTACTAGTGTCACCCACCTTTGTGTTCTTCCTTCGCCCTAATATCTCGAATAACAACATCCCAAAGCTATAAACATCGCACTTGTAAGAGATGGGAAAGTTGTGAAGGAGAAACTCGGGTGCAGAGTATCCGGGGGTGCCTCTGTATCCGGTCATAGTGACATGGGTTTGATCTCTATTGCATAATTTTGCAAGACCAAAATCTGCAACCTTGGGAGAGAAGTTGTCGTCGAGAAGTATGTTTGCAGGCTTTATGTCATAATGGATGATCCTATGCCGACATTCTTCGTGTAAGTAGGCCATCCCCTTTGCAGTTCCGAGAGCTATTTCATACAATATTTCCCACGACCCAATGGCttgattgttgttgttattattaCAGAACAAATACTTGTCCAACGATCCATTCTTCATGAACTCGTAGACCAGGGCGCTCTCATTCCTGTCGTAGCAAAACCCATACAACCTTACGAGGTTTACATGGTAGGTCCGACCTACAGTGATAACCTCGGCCTTGAACTGTTCCTCTGTTTTTCTATCGAGGTTTCTTTGAAGCACCTTGACAGCACAAGGAACTCCATTAAGATGTTTTCCAAGGTAAACCTTGCCAAATCCTCCGGATCCTAGAATTGTAGAGTAATTATTGGTGAAAGCCCTTAGTTGTCTTGGAGTGAATCTAACAGGCTTCTCATAGGTCATCATGTCCTCCAAGGTGTTAGCAGCGTCAAATCTGACCATATTGGTTTCAGCTTGCTCTGTTCGCCCAGACCTGATGACTAGGAGGATAAATGATGCACCAACAAATAACACAAACACTGCGCAAAGcatatagaaaaaataagtaattttttttggttcatgattaataataataataatgtctaAGAAAGAAGGAAGAAGTTAATTAGAGCTTGCTTACTTACCCACTATTCCTATCACCCAGCCATGTATTTTATGTGTGCCTCCTGATAAAAATTGTTgcatatcatcatcatcatcatcggaAGTAAACATGATTGGGCCCGGTGCTAGTGCAGGTAATGGAGTTGAAGCGTTGACTACAGCAGCTGATAGTAAGCTGGAAAATAACAACGTCTACAGAACAAgaagacagacagacagaccgACAGTACTACTCATGAAGCTAATTAATGaatataagattaaagagaAAATAGGATTCATAATAACTACGTACGTTGTTACGTACCATGAAAGGAACATGGAGGCGGCAATGATGATCGGAAACAATggctcctcctcctcctcttcctctactTTTCTTTGTAACTATTTCTCTCATCATCTCCTTGCAAAGTTGCAATATCATATTTATCACCCACACAGAATATATAAAAGTCTTTGTTCTCGTTATCTAGACCGATGACCGTCCCATCAAGGATAAAGTTTGCttaatcaatataaaataacGGTATATTTGTTTTCCTTTATTACTTACTAGGACAGTTTCGAGAAATTCGCACGAAACacagtaaataaaatatttacaaatttctaaaataaaattatataaacagattttttaatataatataaacggtaacatattaaaattttatattattataatgaaataaatttacgatttttataaaatataataaataaataaataaatatattaatgatttaatatatttaattatgtttataatattcgGGACAGAATCGAATTGATATTGGGGCGGGGCGGgcggggacacaaatatcatctctGTCCTATCCTCGTTCGATTTTAAGGAAAAATCGTCTCAATCGGAATAATTCAGTTTGGTTTTATGTGACGGTTTTACATTACCATCTTATCTTATTAAGGACAAAACAATTGAAATCTTTATTCACTATAGTTATTGGtcattttttatcaataatttgacTTTTCTCgtgacatttttattatttaatatactcgtatgatttttttttatatcaatttaattaaataattataagtaaaGAACTAAACAAACAAAAGTTGCC is drawn from Impatiens glandulifera chromosome 3, dImpGla2.1, whole genome shotgun sequence and contains these coding sequences:
- the LOC124931820 gene encoding rust resistance kinase Lr10-like, whose amino-acid sequence is MVRFDAANTLEDMMTYEKPVRFTPRQLRAFTNNYSTILGSGGFGKVYLGKHLNGVPCAVKVLQRNLDRKTEEQFKAEVITVGRTYHVNLVRLYGFCYDRNESALVYEFMKNGSLDKYLFCNNNNNNQAIGSWEILYEIALGTAKGMAYLHEECRHRIIHYDIKPANILLDDNFSPKVADFGLAKLCNRDQTHVTMTGYRGTPGYSAPEFLLHNFPISYKCDVYSFGMLLFEILGRRKNTKVGDTSSLDWFPSCVWEKYEKGELEELIISCGIEEAQRERAQRLANVALWCVQDSPQVRPRMSVVVKMLEGGVEILPPPKPFGFMFSVRANAINSSMNNDSKSMTSSGEEDSNWYYKNTREAPIEFESEIQIDNGANQV